A single genomic interval of Microbacterium oleivorans harbors:
- a CDS encoding beta-ketoacyl-ACP reductase produces the protein MSTSRVVLITGGNRGIGRAIAERFVADGHRVAVTARSGEGPVGALTVRADVTDAASLDAALSQVEAELGPVEVVVANAGITKDTLLLRMSEDDFDSVVSTNLGGAFRVVKRASKAMLRARWGRVILISSVVGLFGSAGQVNYSSSKAGLVGFARSLTRELGARGITANVVAPGFIETDMTAALPEDTQAEYKRSIPAGRYGSPAEVAAAVAWLASDEAAYISGAVIPIDGGLGMGH, from the coding sequence ATGTCCACGTCCCGAGTCGTCCTCATCACCGGAGGCAATCGCGGCATCGGCCGTGCGATCGCCGAGCGCTTCGTCGCGGACGGGCATCGGGTCGCGGTCACGGCGCGATCGGGCGAAGGTCCCGTCGGCGCGCTCACCGTTCGCGCCGACGTGACCGATGCGGCCTCTCTCGACGCGGCCCTCTCGCAGGTCGAGGCCGAGCTCGGGCCGGTGGAGGTCGTGGTCGCGAACGCGGGCATCACGAAGGACACCCTTCTGCTGCGCATGAGCGAGGACGATTTCGATTCCGTCGTCTCGACGAACCTCGGCGGCGCGTTCCGGGTCGTCAAACGCGCCTCCAAGGCGATGCTCCGCGCTCGCTGGGGCCGCGTCATCCTCATCTCGAGCGTCGTCGGGCTCTTCGGCTCCGCGGGGCAGGTCAACTACTCGTCGTCCAAGGCCGGCCTCGTCGGCTTCGCACGCTCCCTCACCCGTGAGCTCGGTGCGCGCGGGATCACGGCCAACGTCGTGGCACCGGGGTTCATCGAGACCGACATGACCGCCGCGCTGCCCGAGGACACCCAGGCCGAGTACAAGCGCAGCATCCCCGCGGGACGGTACGGTTCGCCGGCCGAGGTGGCCGCTGCCGTGGCGTGGCTCGCCTCCGACGAGGCCGCCTACATCTCCGGCGCCGTCATCCCGATCGACGGCGGCCTCGGCATGGGGCACTGA
- a CDS encoding alpha/beta fold hydrolase, with protein sequence MDVILIPGLWLDASSWDDVVPALRDAGHTPHPLTLPGVGPHPDPDARLADWIAAVVERIDGVDPDAPGIALVGHSGGGNVAWAAADRRPERVSRVVFVDTAPPAEGAEISEFPVVDGLVPFPGWSFFDDPDVADLDLPTRERWAERTHPVPGRVPTDPVVLSDPRRYGIPVTVLSGSADRAAFTAMLADWPPFLAEFDAIADANVVELGSGHWPQFSQPQRLARTIAAALV encoded by the coding sequence ATGGACGTGATCCTCATTCCGGGCCTCTGGCTCGACGCCTCCTCGTGGGACGACGTGGTCCCCGCGCTCCGCGACGCGGGACACACACCGCACCCGCTCACGCTGCCGGGCGTCGGACCGCACCCTGACCCGGATGCCCGGCTCGCCGACTGGATCGCCGCGGTCGTCGAGCGCATCGACGGGGTCGACCCCGACGCGCCCGGGATCGCGCTCGTCGGCCACAGCGGAGGCGGCAACGTCGCGTGGGCGGCCGCGGACCGCCGGCCCGAACGCGTGTCGAGGGTGGTGTTCGTCGACACCGCCCCGCCTGCCGAGGGGGCCGAGATCTCGGAGTTCCCGGTCGTCGACGGGCTCGTGCCCTTCCCGGGATGGAGTTTCTTCGACGATCCCGATGTCGCGGATCTGGACCTGCCGACGCGGGAACGATGGGCGGAGCGCACGCATCCCGTTCCCGGTCGCGTGCCGACCGACCCGGTGGTGCTGTCGGACCCGCGCCGCTACGGCATCCCGGTCACGGTGCTCTCGGGCTCGGCGGACCGCGCCGCGTTCACCGCCATGCTCGCCGACTGGCCGCCGTTCCTCGCCGAGTTCGACGCGATCGCGGATGCGAACGTCGTCGAGCTCGGCTCGGGCCACTGGCCGCAGTTCTCGCAGCCGCAACGGTTGGCGCGAACCATCGCGGCCGCGCTGGTGTGA
- the serB gene encoding phosphoserine phosphatase SerB, with product MRPARFLVVFDADSTLLRNEVIELIADEAGRGAEVAAATEAAMRGDVDFASSLRSRVAALAGVPVAAFARVLARVQPTPGARELIDAIHDRGGAAAVVSGGFHEILDVIAPGLDADVWRANRLSVRDGALDGTVDGDIVDAEAKAVSLRTWAAERDVPPNRTIAVGDGANDLRMMAAAGLGVAFNAKPAVRRQADLVVGPVDLRELIPLLP from the coding sequence ATGCGACCTGCACGCTTCCTCGTGGTCTTCGATGCCGATTCGACGCTGCTCCGCAACGAGGTCATCGAGTTGATCGCCGACGAGGCGGGACGCGGCGCCGAGGTCGCCGCCGCCACCGAGGCCGCCATGCGCGGCGACGTGGACTTCGCCTCGAGCCTGCGCTCCCGCGTCGCAGCGCTGGCCGGTGTCCCCGTCGCCGCTTTCGCCCGGGTGCTGGCACGCGTCCAGCCGACGCCCGGCGCGCGGGAGCTGATCGACGCCATCCACGACCGCGGGGGCGCAGCCGCCGTGGTCTCCGGCGGGTTCCACGAGATCCTCGATGTGATCGCGCCGGGACTCGATGCCGACGTCTGGCGCGCGAACCGTCTGAGCGTCCGAGACGGCGCTCTCGACGGCACCGTCGACGGAGACATCGTCGACGCGGAAGCCAAAGCCGTATCGCTGCGGACCTGGGCGGCGGAGCGCGACGTCCCGCCGAACCGCACCATCGCCGTCGGCGACGGCGCCAACGACCTGCGCATGATGGCGGCCGCGGGCCTGGGGGTCGCGTTCAACGCCAAGCCCGCCGTCCGACGCCAGGCGGATCTCGTCGTGGGACCGGTCGATCTGCGCGAGCTCATCCCGTTGCTGCCCTGA
- the glgC gene encoding glucose-1-phosphate adenylyltransferase — MPAAPKVFGIVLAGGEGKRLMPLTADRAKPAVPFGGQYRLIDFAISNLINSGLRQVVVLTQYKSHSLDRHVSQTWRMSALLDSYVASVPAQQRLGKRWFSGSADAILQSLNLINDEKPDIVVVIGADHVYRMDFRQMLDAHIESGARATVAGIRQPIGLANQFGVIDVEPTDETRIRAFLEKPQDPAGLPDSPHEVLASMGNYIFDTDALIEAVEADGEIPTSNHDMGGDIVPYFVDRGEAAVYDFKRNDVPGSTPRDRNYWRDVGTIESFFDAHMDLISTLPIFNLYNTDWQIHSQAVNSPPAKFVRDSVGRMGNAIDSIVSLGSVLSGTHLERSVVGPWTLSGGGATITDSVLFDYVSVGAGARVHRAILDKNVVLEDGATVGVDRDRDLARGFTVTDSGITIVAKNARVER; from the coding sequence ATGCCAGCAGCGCCCAAGGTCTTCGGAATCGTTCTCGCCGGCGGCGAGGGAAAGCGCCTCATGCCGCTGACGGCTGATCGCGCGAAGCCCGCCGTGCCGTTCGGCGGCCAGTACCGCCTCATCGATTTCGCGATCTCCAACCTCATCAACTCGGGGCTGCGGCAGGTCGTCGTGCTCACGCAGTACAAATCGCACAGTCTCGACCGCCACGTGTCGCAGACGTGGCGCATGTCGGCGCTGCTGGACTCGTACGTGGCGTCCGTTCCCGCCCAGCAGCGTCTGGGCAAGCGCTGGTTCTCCGGCTCCGCCGACGCGATCCTGCAGTCGTTGAACCTGATCAACGACGAGAAGCCCGACATCGTCGTGGTCATCGGCGCCGACCATGTGTATCGCATGGACTTCCGCCAGATGCTCGACGCGCACATCGAGTCGGGCGCGCGCGCCACGGTCGCCGGTATCCGGCAGCCGATCGGCCTGGCCAACCAGTTCGGCGTCATCGACGTCGAGCCGACCGACGAGACCCGCATCCGCGCCTTCCTCGAGAAGCCGCAGGATCCGGCGGGCCTTCCCGACTCGCCGCACGAGGTGCTCGCTTCGATGGGCAACTACATCTTCGACACCGACGCGCTCATCGAGGCCGTCGAGGCCGACGGCGAGATCCCCACCTCGAACCACGACATGGGCGGCGACATCGTGCCGTACTTCGTCGACCGCGGCGAGGCCGCCGTCTACGACTTCAAGCGCAACGACGTCCCCGGATCGACCCCGCGCGACCGCAACTACTGGCGCGACGTCGGCACGATCGAGTCGTTCTTCGACGCGCACATGGACCTCATCTCGACCCTGCCGATCTTCAACCTCTACAACACCGACTGGCAGATCCACTCGCAGGCGGTCAACTCCCCGCCGGCGAAGTTCGTGCGCGACAGCGTGGGGCGTATGGGCAATGCGATCGACTCCATCGTCTCGCTCGGGTCGGTGCTGTCGGGCACCCACCTCGAACGCAGTGTCGTCGGCCCGTGGACCCTCTCCGGGGGCGGTGCCACCATCACCGACTCGGTGCTGTTCGACTACGTCAGCGTCGGCGCCGGAGCCCGGGTGCACCGGGCGATCCTCGACAAGAACGTGGTCCTCGAGGACGGCGCCACCGTCGGCGTCGACCGCGACCGCGATCTCGCCCGCGGGTTCACCGTCACCGACAGCGGCATCACCATCGTCGCCAAGAACGCCCGCGTCGAGCGCTGA
- the glgA gene encoding glycogen synthase gives MRVDIVSKEYPPAIYGGAGVHVTELVRALRESIEVQVRAFGEGRDEADTTSYGTPVELRDANAALQTLGIDLEIVGDVAGADVVHSHTWYANFAGHVASLLHGIPHVITAHSLEPLRPWKAEQLGGGYAVSSYIEKTAYENAAAIVAVSDGMRRDILRSYPSLDPEKVSVIYNGIDVDAWRPVDDIAVLERFGIDPARPSVVFVGRITRQKGLPYFLRAARLLPTDVQVVLCAGAPDTPEIMTEVQGLVRELQQERSGVVWIEEFLPRDQLCAILTAATTFVCPSVYEPLGIVNLEAMACGAAVVGTATGGIPEVVVDGVTGRLVPIEQAEDGTGTPLDPERFVADLAGVLTEVVSDPETAQRYGAAGRERAAKDFSWGAIAQETAALYAKVAEAGR, from the coding sequence ATGCGTGTAGACATCGTCTCGAAGGAGTATCCTCCCGCGATCTACGGGGGTGCCGGGGTGCATGTCACCGAACTCGTCCGTGCCCTGCGAGAGAGCATCGAGGTTCAGGTGCGCGCGTTCGGAGAGGGGCGCGACGAGGCCGACACGACCTCGTACGGCACGCCCGTCGAACTGCGGGACGCCAACGCGGCCCTGCAGACGCTCGGCATCGATCTCGAGATCGTCGGGGATGTCGCCGGCGCCGACGTGGTGCACAGCCACACCTGGTACGCCAACTTCGCGGGACACGTCGCCTCGCTGCTGCACGGGATCCCGCACGTCATCACGGCGCACTCGCTCGAGCCGCTCCGGCCCTGGAAGGCAGAGCAACTGGGGGGCGGCTACGCGGTCTCGAGCTACATCGAGAAGACGGCCTACGAGAACGCGGCCGCCATCGTCGCCGTCAGCGACGGGATGCGCCGCGACATCCTCCGCAGCTACCCGTCGCTGGACCCCGAGAAGGTCTCGGTGATCTACAACGGCATCGACGTCGACGCCTGGCGGCCGGTCGACGACATCGCCGTGCTCGAGCGTTTCGGCATCGATCCCGCCCGCCCGTCCGTCGTCTTCGTCGGCCGGATCACCCGGCAGAAGGGGCTGCCGTACTTCCTGCGCGCGGCGCGGCTGCTGCCGACGGACGTGCAGGTCGTCCTGTGTGCGGGGGCGCCCGACACCCCCGAGATCATGACCGAGGTGCAGGGGCTCGTCCGCGAGCTGCAGCAGGAGCGTTCGGGCGTCGTGTGGATCGAGGAGTTCCTGCCCCGCGACCAGCTGTGCGCGATCCTGACTGCGGCGACGACGTTCGTGTGTCCGTCGGTCTACGAGCCGCTCGGAATCGTCAACCTCGAGGCGATGGCCTGCGGCGCCGCCGTCGTCGGTACGGCCACGGGCGGCATCCCGGAGGTCGTCGTCGACGGGGTGACCGGCCGTCTGGTCCCGATCGAGCAGGCCGAGGACGGCACGGGAACCCCCCTCGATCCGGAGCGGTTCGTCGCCGACCTCGCCGGTGTCCTCACCGAGGTGGTCAGCGACCCCGAGACCGCGCAGCGGTACGGCGCGGCGGGCAGAGAGCGCGCCGCGAAAGACTTCAGCTGGGGCGCCATCGCGCAGGAGACGGCCGCGTTGTACGCGAAGGTGGCGGAGGCCGGCCGCTAG
- a CDS encoding ABC transporter ATP-binding protein, translating into MPQVLEFSDVVVRRNARNIVDRVDWAVSDDQRWVVLGPNGAGKTTVLQLAASLLHPTSGTVEILGERLGRTDVFELRPRIGFASSAMARRVPPEETVLNVVLTAAYAVLGRWREDYEDIDERRAMRVLAEWKLDGLADRTFGTLSDGEQKRVQIARAVMTDPELLLLDEPTASLDLGAREELLSLLGGYAQAPTTPAMIMVTHHVEEIPVGFTHVLLLREGRVVAAGPLADALTAENLTETFGLPITLTSADGRYAARAAS; encoded by the coding sequence ATGCCGCAGGTCCTGGAGTTCTCCGACGTCGTCGTCCGCCGAAACGCCCGGAACATCGTCGATCGGGTCGACTGGGCGGTGAGCGATGACCAGCGCTGGGTCGTGCTCGGCCCGAACGGCGCGGGCAAGACCACGGTGCTCCAGCTCGCCGCGAGCCTGCTCCATCCCACGTCGGGGACGGTCGAGATCCTCGGCGAGCGACTCGGTCGCACCGACGTCTTCGAGTTGCGCCCGCGCATCGGCTTCGCCTCGTCTGCGATGGCGCGACGCGTCCCCCCGGAGGAGACCGTGCTGAACGTCGTGCTGACGGCGGCCTACGCGGTGCTCGGCCGCTGGCGCGAGGACTACGAGGACATCGACGAGCGGCGCGCCATGCGGGTGCTCGCGGAGTGGAAGCTCGACGGCCTCGCCGACCGGACGTTCGGAACGCTTTCGGACGGCGAGCAGAAGCGGGTCCAGATCGCGCGCGCGGTCATGACGGATCCCGAACTGCTCCTGCTCGACGAGCCGACGGCGAGCCTCGACCTCGGCGCGCGCGAGGAGCTGCTCTCGCTGCTCGGCGGCTACGCCCAGGCGCCCACGACTCCCGCGATGATCATGGTCACCCACCACGTCGAGGAGATCCCCGTGGGATTCACCCACGTGCTGCTCCTGCGCGAGGGGCGCGTCGTCGCGGCCGGTCCGCTCGCCGACGCCCTGACCGCCGAGAATCTGACCGAGACCTTCGGCCTGCCCATCACGCTGACGTCGGCCGACGGCAGGTATGCGGCGCGGGCGGCGTCCTGA
- a CDS encoding type B 50S ribosomal protein L31 produces MKTDIHPEYRAVVFRDLGSGETFLTRSTVSSDKTIELDGETYPVIDVEISSASHPFYTGKQRIMDSAGRVEKFNQRFKNFGSK; encoded by the coding sequence ATGAAGACTGACATCCACCCCGAGTACCGCGCCGTCGTTTTCCGCGACCTCGGCTCCGGCGAGACCTTCCTGACCCGTTCGACGGTCTCGAGCGACAAGACGATCGAGCTGGACGGCGAGACCTACCCGGTCATCGACGTCGAGATCTCGTCCGCGTCGCACCCGTTCTACACGGGCAAGCAGCGCATCATGGACTCGGCCGGCCGCGTCGAGAAGTTCAACCAGCGCTTCAAGAACTTCGGCTCCAAGTAA
- a CDS encoding trimeric intracellular cation channel family protein → MTQAQFVIPLWADLTAVGLGGVQGALFASGFAGRRRLDPLGVVIIGILIGMGGGLIRDLLLGVPPVTLQSNWYLITATSAALVGMLLSNIFRRLNAVIIGLDAVVIGLFGAFGTSKALVLGLPVVPAVFIGSCAAVGGSILRDVIMGLPVAIMHVRSLYAVAAAVGCAALAGAAALGAPIVVAAIGGIAVTTVIRLLAVVFDISLPEQRALHRRKVAVETAAIPIVKP, encoded by the coding sequence GTGACGCAAGCTCAGTTCGTGATCCCGCTGTGGGCGGATCTGACCGCCGTCGGCCTCGGCGGCGTGCAGGGTGCGCTGTTCGCATCGGGATTCGCGGGGCGGAGACGTCTCGATCCGCTCGGCGTCGTCATCATCGGCATCCTGATCGGGATGGGCGGGGGCCTCATCCGCGATCTTCTGCTGGGCGTCCCACCGGTGACCCTCCAGAGCAACTGGTACCTCATCACGGCGACCTCGGCCGCGCTGGTCGGCATGCTCCTGTCGAACATCTTCCGGCGGCTCAACGCCGTCATCATTGGCCTGGACGCCGTCGTGATCGGCCTGTTCGGCGCTTTCGGCACGAGCAAGGCGCTCGTGCTCGGGCTACCGGTAGTCCCGGCGGTCTTCATCGGCTCCTGCGCAGCCGTCGGAGGCAGCATCCTGCGGGACGTCATCATGGGCCTGCCGGTCGCGATCATGCACGTCAGATCGCTGTACGCCGTGGCGGCCGCGGTGGGCTGCGCGGCGCTCGCCGGCGCCGCAGCGCTCGGGGCGCCCATCGTCGTGGCGGCGATCGGCGGCATCGCGGTGACGACGGTCATCCGACTGCTCGCCGTGGTGTTCGACATCTCGCTGCCCGAGCAACGGGCGCTCCACCGACGCAAGGTCGCCGTCGAGACGGCGGCCATCCCGATCGTCAAGCCCTGA
- the recO gene encoding DNA repair protein RecO, translated as MPTYRDEVVILRTHKLGEADRIVTMLSRRHGKLRGVAKGVRRTSSRFGARLEPFMVADVQLYKGRNLDIVQQAESLGSYGAEIASDYDRYTSASAMVEAADRLNEAETTPQQYLLLVGGLRALSRGEHDSRAVLDSYLLRAMALSGWAPSLDACARCSRPGPHPGFAAPLGGSVCDACAPVGSARITDETGDRLRALIAGEWDIVDAGSPRAAASASGLIAAYAQWHLERGIRSLGHIAASR; from the coding sequence GTGCCCACCTACCGCGACGAGGTCGTGATCCTCCGCACCCACAAGCTGGGTGAGGCGGATCGCATCGTCACCATGCTCAGTCGCCGCCACGGCAAGCTGCGGGGCGTCGCCAAGGGCGTTCGGCGCACCTCGTCCCGTTTCGGTGCACGGCTCGAGCCCTTCATGGTGGCTGACGTGCAGCTCTACAAGGGACGCAACCTCGACATCGTCCAGCAGGCGGAGTCGCTCGGATCCTACGGTGCCGAGATCGCGAGCGACTACGACCGGTACACCTCGGCCTCGGCGATGGTGGAGGCCGCCGACCGGCTGAACGAGGCCGAGACGACGCCGCAGCAGTACCTGCTGCTCGTCGGCGGTCTGCGCGCCCTCTCACGCGGCGAGCACGACAGCCGTGCGGTACTGGACTCCTACCTTCTGCGCGCCATGGCGCTGTCGGGCTGGGCGCCCTCCCTCGACGCCTGCGCACGGTGCTCGCGTCCGGGGCCGCATCCCGGCTTCGCCGCCCCGCTCGGCGGGTCGGTGTGCGACGCGTGCGCCCCGGTGGGCTCGGCGCGGATCACCGACGAGACCGGAGACCGACTGCGGGCCCTGATCGCGGGGGAGTGGGACATCGTCGACGCCGGTTCGCCGCGCGCGGCGGCATCCGCCTCGGGACTGATCGCCGCCTACGCCCAATGGCACCTCGAGCGCGGCATCCGTTCCCTCGGCCACATCGCGGCGTCGCGATGA
- a CDS encoding isoprenyl transferase — protein MSPKPYTHRDAVPYRPLDWTGVRPPTFPRGGVPEHVAIVMDGNGRWANRRGLTRIEGHRAGEEVLLDVVAGAVQVGVKHLSVYAFSTENWSRSPDEVRFLMGYNRDVLHRRRDQLNEWGVRVRWAGRRPRLWGSVISELQYAEQLTRDNDVLTLTMCVNYGGRHEIIDAMRAMGEQIAAGRMKPSAITEKTLRRHLYVPDMPDVDLFIRSSGEQRTSNFLLWEAAYAEMVFLDTLWPDFSRTDLWGAIQLYLSRDRRFGGAVDAPTA, from the coding sequence ATGAGTCCCAAGCCGTACACGCACCGCGACGCGGTCCCGTACCGTCCACTCGACTGGACGGGAGTCCGCCCCCCGACGTTCCCGCGTGGCGGGGTCCCCGAGCATGTCGCGATCGTGATGGACGGCAACGGACGATGGGCCAACCGGCGGGGTCTGACCCGCATCGAGGGCCACCGCGCCGGTGAGGAGGTGCTGCTCGACGTCGTGGCCGGCGCCGTCCAGGTCGGCGTGAAGCACCTCAGCGTGTACGCCTTCTCGACCGAGAACTGGTCGCGCTCGCCCGACGAGGTGCGCTTCCTCATGGGCTACAACCGCGATGTCCTGCATCGCCGTCGCGACCAGCTCAACGAGTGGGGCGTCCGCGTCCGGTGGGCCGGGCGCAGGCCGCGCCTGTGGGGGTCGGTGATCTCGGAGCTGCAGTACGCCGAGCAGCTGACGCGCGACAACGACGTCCTCACGCTCACGATGTGCGTCAACTACGGCGGCCGCCACGAGATCATCGACGCCATGCGCGCGATGGGCGAACAGATCGCGGCGGGGCGGATGAAACCGTCCGCCATCACCGAGAAGACTCTGCGCCGGCACCTCTACGTGCCCGACATGCCGGATGTCGACCTGTTCATCCGCTCCAGCGGCGAACAGCGGACCTCGAACTTCCTGCTGTGGGAGGCGGCGTACGCCGAGATGGTCTTCCTCGACACGCTCTGGCCCGACTTCTCGCGCACCGATCTGTGGGGAGCGATCCAGCTCTACCTCTCGCGCGACCGCCGTTTCGGCGGGGCGGTCGACGCCCCCACGGCGTGA
- a CDS encoding DsbA family oxidoreductase: protein MTDAIKIDVWSDIACPWCYIGKRNLESGLAATADDDDAPRVDVTFHSFELSPDTPVDFEGDELDFLSSHKGMPREQVQQMLENVTGVAKNAGLDYHFDILKHTNTVKAHELLHLAKAQGRQHEMAERLMAAYFTEGRHVGRIDDLVDLAAEVGIDPDVARRALESEEFLDAVRADQDQARQYGINGVPFFVIDGKYGVSGAQPADAFAQIARQVWAERSAVETVG, encoded by the coding sequence GTGACGGACGCAATCAAGATCGACGTGTGGAGCGACATCGCCTGCCCGTGGTGCTACATCGGCAAGCGCAACCTCGAGTCGGGCCTCGCCGCGACGGCAGATGACGACGACGCCCCGCGCGTCGACGTGACCTTCCATTCGTTCGAGCTCTCGCCCGACACGCCGGTCGACTTCGAGGGCGACGAGCTGGACTTCCTCTCGAGCCACAAGGGCATGCCGCGCGAGCAGGTCCAGCAGATGCTCGAGAACGTCACCGGTGTCGCCAAGAACGCCGGTCTCGACTACCACTTCGACATCCTCAAGCACACCAACACGGTGAAGGCCCATGAGCTGCTCCACCTCGCCAAGGCGCAGGGGCGTCAGCACGAGATGGCCGAGCGTCTGATGGCCGCGTACTTCACCGAGGGACGCCACGTCGGTCGCATCGACGACCTCGTCGACCTTGCGGCCGAGGTGGGGATCGACCCCGACGTCGCACGACGGGCGCTCGAATCCGAGGAGTTCCTCGACGCCGTCCGAGCCGATCAGGACCAGGCCCGTCAGTACGGGATCAACGGCGTTCCGTTCTTCGTCATCGACGGCAAGTACGGCGTATCGGGCGCACAGCCCGCCGACGCGTTCGCGCAGATCGCCCGCCAGGTGTGGGCCGAGCGCAGTGCGGTCGAAACGGTCGGATGA
- a CDS encoding glutathione peroxidase, with amino-acid sequence MTEATTDIRSIPFATAEGSETTLGDLGDGVLLVVNVASKCGLTPQYEQLEQLQRTYGERGLQVVGFPCNQFMGQEPGSMEEILDYCAMTWGVSFPVMDKVRVNGSHAAALYKALKKARNAEGARGPVMWNFEKFVITPAGDVHRFRPQTKPDAPEIVAVIEANLPR; translated from the coding sequence GTGACCGAAGCCACCACCGACATCCGTTCCATCCCCTTCGCCACCGCGGAGGGATCCGAGACCACTCTCGGCGATCTCGGCGACGGCGTGCTGCTGGTGGTCAACGTCGCCTCCAAGTGCGGGCTGACCCCGCAGTACGAGCAGCTCGAGCAGCTGCAGCGCACCTACGGCGAGCGCGGCCTGCAGGTCGTCGGGTTCCCGTGCAACCAGTTCATGGGGCAGGAACCGGGCTCGATGGAAGAGATCCTCGACTACTGCGCCATGACGTGGGGCGTGAGCTTCCCGGTCATGGACAAGGTCCGCGTCAACGGCTCGCATGCCGCAGCGCTCTACAAGGCGCTGAAGAAGGCGCGCAACGCCGAGGGAGCGCGGGGCCCGGTGATGTGGAACTTCGAGAAGTTCGTCATCACTCCCGCGGGCGATGTGCACCGGTTCCGCCCTCAGACCAAACCCGACGCTCCCGAGATCGTGGCCGTCATCGAGGCGAACCTGCCCCGCTGA
- the dusB gene encoding tRNA dihydrouridine synthase DusB, whose translation MSTVLSASPRLRIGPIALEAPVVLAPMAGITNTAFRRLCREYGAGLYVSEMITTRALVERNATTMRLITHHESEKPRSIQLYGVDPATTEAAVRLLVEEDRADHIDLNFGCPVPKVTRKGGGAALPWKLDLFRDIVTRAARAAGDVPLTVKMRKGIDSDHLTYLDAGRIAEDAGVSAVALHARTAAEYYSGHADWSAIAALKEAVSSIPVLGNGDIWSAEDAVRMMAETGCDGVVVGRGCLGRPWLFGDLARALGEPGSAGPEVDATLGFVATAFRRHAELLVEFFEDEGRGCRDIRKHVAWYFKGYPVGGDTRARLATASSLEEIDDILATLDWSAPYPGAAAEGQRGRAGTPKRPALPDRWLESRDVDAAESSAIAAAEIENSGG comes from the coding sequence GTGAGTACCGTCCTGTCCGCCTCCCCGCGCCTGCGGATCGGCCCGATCGCGCTGGAGGCCCCCGTCGTCCTGGCCCCGATGGCCGGGATCACCAACACCGCGTTCCGTCGACTGTGCCGCGAGTACGGCGCGGGTCTCTACGTCAGCGAGATGATCACGACGCGCGCGCTCGTCGAGCGCAACGCCACGACGATGCGTCTGATCACCCACCACGAGTCCGAGAAGCCGCGTTCCATTCAGCTCTACGGCGTGGACCCCGCGACGACCGAGGCCGCCGTGCGCCTCCTGGTCGAGGAGGACCGCGCCGATCACATCGACCTCAACTTCGGATGCCCGGTTCCCAAGGTGACCCGCAAGGGCGGGGGAGCGGCGCTGCCGTGGAAGCTCGACCTGTTCCGCGACATCGTCACCCGCGCCGCGCGCGCCGCCGGGGACGTCCCTCTGACGGTGAAGATGCGCAAGGGGATCGACTCGGACCACCTCACCTACCTCGATGCGGGTCGCATCGCCGAGGACGCCGGTGTGTCGGCCGTCGCCCTCCACGCCCGCACCGCGGCGGAGTACTACTCCGGGCATGCGGACTGGTCCGCCATCGCCGCGCTCAAGGAAGCCGTCAGCAGCATCCCCGTGCTCGGCAACGGCGACATCTGGTCTGCCGAGGACGCCGTCCGCATGATGGCGGAGACCGGCTGCGACGGCGTCGTCGTCGGACGCGGGTGCCTCGGGCGTCCCTGGCTGTTCGGCGACCTCGCGCGTGCGCTGGGCGAGCCCGGGTCCGCCGGCCCCGAGGTGGACGCCACGCTCGGGTTCGTGGCGACGGCCTTCCGCCGTCACGCCGAGCTGCTCGTCGAGTTCTTCGAGGACGAGGGCCGGGGATGCCGCGACATCCGCAAGCACGTCGCGTGGTACTTCAAGGGCTATCCGGTCGGGGGTGACACGCGTGCGCGTCTGGCGACCGCGTCGAGCCTCGAGGAGATCGACGACATCCTCGCCACGCTGGACTGGTCGGCGCCGTACCCCGGCGCGGCGGCCGAGGGACAACGCGGGCGCGCCGGAACCCCCAAGCGTCCCGCGCTCCCCGATCGCTGGCTGGAATCACGAGACGTCGACGCCGCGGAGTCGTCGGCGATCGCCGCGGCGGAGATCGAGAACAGCGGTGGCTGA